The following coding sequences lie in one Miscanthus floridulus cultivar M001 chromosome 9, ASM1932011v1, whole genome shotgun sequence genomic window:
- the LOC136481147 gene encoding uncharacterized protein — translation MSLEQIDLPVTFGGLSNYRIETLTFEVVGFPRTYHAILGQPCYMKFMAVPNYTYLKLKMLGLGGVITIGTSFQCSYECEVECCDHATTIIASGELIAIKKEVVEEAPDPKKSTGSFELVEGSKEVLIDLDSSEVKMVRIGTMLSSE, via the coding sequence ATGTCGCttgagcagatcgatctgcccgtcacttttgggggtTTGTCCAACTATAGgatagagaccctcacctttgaagtggttgggttccctagaacttaccacgccatcctgggacaaccatgctacatgaagttcatggctgtccccaactacacctacctcaagctgaagatgctgggcctAGGTggagtcatcaccatcggcacctcctttcagTGCTCCTATGAGTGCGAAGTCGAGTGCTGCGATCATGCCACCACGATCATCGCCTCCGGAGAGCTCAtcgccatcaagaaggaggtcgtTGAGGAAGCGCCTGATCCCAAGAAGTCGACTGGGTCTTTCGAACTGGTGGAgggctccaaagaggtcctcatagatctcgACAGCTCCGAGGTCAAGATGGTGCGCATTGGTACtatgctttcctccgaatag